In a genomic window of Cuculus canorus isolate bCucCan1 chromosome 4, bCucCan1.pri, whole genome shotgun sequence:
- the LRRC66 gene encoding leucine-rich repeat-containing protein 66 yields MDNLHLSIIAIVLYLNLPGSVGIKTQRILLDTYRHSDCRWDGEFLLNCSFTRMSTIPEDVPQTATTADFSYNNITTFMCTEGRSEEWMLKYLNLSNNLISELSLTAFRNLPILETLNLNDNAIHSLTLDIPMTPHGFKKYGKGCCLLPALKVLSAERNNLNTVPRGLGLLQSLQTVLLSSNGIQQIDLNDFQNCSQLRDINLQNNKITKIHPDAFRDLNKLQVVDLRENALTTPLPQILISLNFFQLEVDLSNNAWIFNCRLHAFKHVFHFLFDSMRKKMSISYSKSANNSQKPILYLSSFPLNCSNSVLLKRAVIPAGKTLVLNCDLGNISGNELSWWTPKGRISDNNNLPYMTLDKMNNLVINNAEKTAEGLYLCILNTTKKKYLIYNTQVKERVSTFFVRKARDTNTLFRQGRTEQDFVLAVSLSVLITFVCAFCLGAFARPYLVSLWRHMCKNTNSASEHTYSNQAFSDETLSREHSASKPMNRQLNLFICDENSSGNTHNFPTETSNFYENVIDSSILAPNTEEDYQKQSNNEINVKKKPVFSDIKTSISNDENIYVYDEPLSRFIMDKNSSEVTPRTLISNDISLWEDSKYANIEDSEKSNFPHIMKTLNADSHSNYTVPSDAHLSFTGETGFPFSATHTDTQDSRNSKVSNKSGLMQSEITKATPQSPEIKGIISHNKPTSIAKFMPGRQNSDEQLGLNGNINMTGNADFILPSSCKRDTNTDNSCVYQTIEIPPLREYDCKTEHTNEKYASADMFGDSSSDEGTPFTMSDCSSLADFELEHPGVSDNLPVCQWSLEEAADMNSGTEKFSTLTESPNINAEFQHIEKNEDENNMYYETTIHYGSDTILPETASSYTDKCSNHVSMEDSDTISSSHQEVPDTFDYFTNEEPTVQNSIFDSLHNQNTAFGKILLSLKHFPMCDTDTENISEEAELQLYRFPIEPQCPPTFSPTEQKANVPEGSTDKHKDRNSSEKNHGERDITLRRNMSISEDNDFGFDPIDTGLNEIVKRTSLLHSSKESSLQSLPEQTTEKHFMVMTEKDLLLKGKPGNTTKVCADKKLKGSIEEETEGCTELQDTGKCSLPEEIQSCNATADLQLLNSSVKTQSVFNTEDRFQLDWSDEDAHSFSVPQGFFNESTRYNSCSFPQKATGNIISKSANSSEVEDNTTLAGLENYSTTSVNLQNSSEKLSQKSQPNSGQALFFVKKRRAFDGFADVLQSRRTNFNS; encoded by the exons ATGGATAACCTTCACTTGAGCATCATTGCTATTGTCCTTTACTTGAATCTTCCTGGATCAGTGGGAATCAAGACACAGCGGATTCTTCTTGATACATATCGCCATTCAGACTGCCGGTGGGATGGAGAGTTCTTACTGAATTGTTCTTTCACCAGAATGTCTACTATTCCAGAAGATGTACcacaaacagcaacaacagcCGATTTCAGTTACAATAATATTACAACTTTTATGTGTACCGAGGGAAGAAGTGAAGAATGGATGCTAAAATACCTGAATCTCAGTAACAACCTGATTTCTGAACTCTCCTTAACTGCCTTTAGAAATTTACCCATTTTAGAAACTCTCAACCTCAATGACAATGCCATCCATAGTCTCACACTGGACATTCCTATGACTCCACATGGGTTTAAAAAGTATGGAAAAGGCTGTTGTCTCCTGCCTGCTTTGAAAGTATTgtcagctgaaagaaataatcTTAACACAGTCCCAAGAG GACTAGGCCTGCTGCAGTCTTTACAAACTGTCCTTTTGTCATCCAACGGCATACAACAGATTGACCTGAATGATTTTCAAAACTGCTCACAGCTGAGGGACATCAACTTGCAAAACAACAAGATAACTAAAATTCATCCAGATGCCTTCAGGGATCTCAACAAATTACAG GTCGTGGATCTCCGTGAAAATGCACTGACAACCCCTCTACCGCAGATACTGATCAGCCTGAACTTCTTTCAACTTGAAGTGGACTTGTCAAATAATGCCTGGATATTTAACTGCAGACTACATGCTTTCaaacatgtatttcattttctttttgactccatgaggaaaaaaatgagtatttcaTACAGTAAATCTGCCAACAACTCACAGAAACCTATTTTGTATCTTTCAAGTTTCCCTTTAAACTGCAGCAACAGTGTTTTGCTCAAGAGGGCTGTAATCCCAGCAGGGAAGACATTGGTGCTGAACTGTGACTTGGGCAACATAAGCG gtaATGAACTCTCTTGGTGGACACCTAAAGGCAGAATTTCAGACAATAATAATCTTCCTTATATGACACTGgataaaatgaataatttagtGATAAACAATGCTGAGAAAACTGCTGAGGGGTTGTATTTGTGTATTCTTAAcacaacaaagaagaaatatctcATCTACAATACACAGGTGAAAGAAAGGGTTTCAACATTTTTTGTTAGAAAAGCCCGGGACACTAACACTCTTTTTAGGCAAGGAAGAACAGAGCAAGACTTCGTGTTGGCTGTCAGCCTCTCCGTGCTCATTAcatttgtttgtgctttttgtcTGGGTGCTTTTGCTAGACCCTACCTTGTCAGCTTGTGGAGGCACATGTGCAAGAACACAAATTCAGCTTCAGAGCATACTTATTCTAATCAAGCCTTTTCAGATGAAACCTTGAGCAGAGAGCACTCTGCAAGCAAGCCTATGAACAGGCAGCTTAATTTGTTCATTTGTGATGAGAATTCTTCAGGAAACACACACAATTTTCCTACAGAAACTTCTAATTTCTATGAAAATGTCATTGATAGCAGTATCCTTGCACCAAATACAGAAGAAGATTAccagaaacaaagcaataatGAGATCAATGTGAAGAAAAAGCCAGTGTTTTCAGACATCAAAACTAGTATCAGCAATgatgaaaatatatatgtttatgaTGAACCGCTTTCTAGGTTTATAATGGACAAGAACAGCAGTGAAGTGACACCAAGAACATTAATAAGTAATGACATTTCATTATGGGAAGAttcaaaatatgcaaatattgaAGACTCAGAGAAGAGCAATTTCCCTCACATAATGAAGACACTGAATGCTGACTCTCACTCAAATTACACTGTCCCTTCAGATGCACATTTATCCTTCACAGGAGAAACTggctttccattttctgcaaCCCATACAGATACACAAGATTCTAGGAACAGCAAAGTGAGCAACAAGTCTGGTCTGATGCAGTCTGAAATCACAAAAGCTACACCACAGTCTCCTGAAATAAAAGGTATAATTTCACATAATAAACCCACAAGCATTGCAAAATTTATGCCTGGAAGGCAAAACTCTGATGAACAACTAGGTCTAAATGGCAACATAAATATGACCGGtaatgcagattttattttacccAGTAGCTGCAAGAGAGATACAAATACTGATAATTCGTGTGTCTACCAAACAATAGAAATTCCTCCTCTTAGAGAGTACGACTGTAAAACAGaacatacaaatgaaaaatatgcttCAGCAGATATGTTCGGTGATAGTTCTTCAGACGAAGGAACACCATTCACAATGAGTGACTGTAGTTCTCTAGCAGATTTTGAACTGGAACATCCGGGTGTTAGCGACAACCTGCCAGTCTGCCAGTGGTCACTAGAGGAAGCTGCTGATATGAACAGTGGAACCGAGAAGTTCTCAACACTGACAGAGTCTCCAAACATCAATGCTGAATTTCAGCATattgagaaaaatgaagatgagaACAACATGTATTATGAAACCACCATTCATTATGGATCAGATACCATCCTCCCTGAAACAGCATCATCGTACACTGATAAATGTAGTAATCATGTAAGCATGGAAGATTCAGACACAATTAGCTCTTCACATCAAGAAGTTCCTGATACATTTGATTATTTTACTAATGAAGAGCCAACAGTACAGAACTCTATTTTTGATTCTCTCCACAATCAGAATACAGCTTTTGGTAAGATATtactttcattaaaacattttcccaTGTGTGACACAGATACAGAGAACATTTCTGAAGAGGCTGAACTGCAGCTGTATCGGTTTCCCATTGAACCTCAGTGTCCCCCCACATTCAGTCCCActgaacaaaaagcaaatgtaCCAGAGGGGAGTACAGACAAGCACAAAGACAGGAACTCCTCTGAAAAGAACCATGGTGAACGGGACATTACATTAAGAAGAAACATGAGTATATCTGAAGACaatgattttggttttgatccTATTGATACCGGTTTGAATGAAATTGTTAAAAGAACATCACTACTGCATTCCAGCAAAGAGTCATCTCTGCAATCTCTGCCTGAACAGAcgactgaaaaacatttcatggTTATGACAGAGAAAGACTTGTTGCTAAAGGGGAAGCCAGGGAATACAACTAAGGTTTGTGCAGATAAAAAGCTAAAAGGTTCTATTGAGGAAGAGACTGAAGGATGTACAGAATTGCAGGATACCGGCAAGTGTAGTCTGCCTGAAGAAATACAGTCTTGCAATGCTACGGCAGATTTGCAGCTTCTTAACTCTTCTGTGAAAACACAATCAGTCTTCAACACAGAAGACCGTTTCCAACTAGACTGGAGCGATGAGGATGCACATTCTTTCTCAGTCCCCCAAGGCTTCTTCAATGAAAGCACAAGATACAATTCATGTTCATTCCCACAAAAGGCTACAGGAAATATAATCTCCAAAAGCGCCAATTCCAGTGAGGTGGAGGACAACACTACTTTGGCAGGACTGGAGAACTATTCTACAACATCTGTCAACCTCCAAAATTCAAGTGAAAAACTCAGTCAAAAAAGTCAGCCCAATTCAGGACAGGCACTGTTTTTTGTTAAGAAGAGGAGAGCGTTTGATGGATTTGCTGACgttttgcaaagcagaagaacaaaCTTCAACAGTTGA
- the SGCB gene encoding beta-sarcoglycan encodes MAAAAPEQHSSNGPVKKSMREKAVERRNINKEHNSNFKAGYIPIDEDRLHKTGLRGRKGNLAICVIVLLFILAVINLIVTLVIWIVIRIGPNGCDSMEFHESGLLRFKQVSDMGVIHPLYKSTVGGRRNEDLVITGNNQPIVFQQGTTKLSVEKDKTSITSDIGMEFVDPRTQNTLFSTDYETHEFHLPNGVKILNVQKASTERITSNATSDLNIKVDGRAIVRGNEGVFITGKTIEFRMGGNMELKAENSIILNGTVMVSPSRLPSSSYGEQFNNGNWLRFKLCMCADGTLFKVQVTGSNMGCQTSVNPCGATH; translated from the exons ATGGCCGCGGCCGCTCCCGAGCAG CACAGTTCAAATGGCCCAGTGAAGAAGTCTATGCGGGAGAAGGCTGTGGAACGCAGGAACATTAATAAGGAGCACAACAGTAACTTTAAAGCGGGATATATTCCTATTGATGAAGACCGTCTCCACAAGACAGGCTTACGTGGCAGGAAAGGCAACTTGGCCATTTGTGTGattgttcttctttttattttggccGTCATCAATCTTATT GTTACACTAGTTATTTGGATAGTGATTCGAATCGGTCCCAATGGTTGTGACAGCATGGAGTTCCATGAGAGTGGCTTGTTGCGGTTTAAGCAAGTTTCTGACATGGGCGTTATACATCCATTATATAAAAGCACTGTAGGAGGCAGACGTAATGAAGACTTGGTGATCACTGGAAATAATCAGCCT ATTGTATTTCAGCAAGGAACAACCAAGCTCAGTgtggaaaaagacaaaacttcTATTACCAGTGATATTGGCATGGAATTTGTTGACCCACGAACACAAAATACGTTGTTCAGCACAGACTATGAAACTCATGAGTTCCATCTGCCGAATGGAGTTAAAATCTTGAATGTACAAAAGGCCTCTACAGAGAGG ATTACCAGCAATGCAACCAGTGATCTAAACATAAAGGTTGATGGCCGTGCAATTGTCCGTGGAAACGAAGGTGTTTTCATCACAGGCAAGACCATTGAGTTTCGAATGGGGGGTAACATGGAACTTAAAGCA GAAAACAGTATTATCCTGAATGGAACTGTGATGGTCAGCCCATCGCGACTGCCAAGTTCTTCTTACGGAGAACAGTTTAATAACGGCAACTGGCTGCGTTTCAAGCTCTGTATGTGTGCGGATGGAACCCTGTTCAAGGTTCAGGTCACAGGTTCTAACATGGGTTGTCAGACTTCAGTCAATCCATGTGGAGCCACGCACTAA